A genomic segment from Nocardiopsis sp. Huas11 encodes:
- a CDS encoding TetR/AcrR family transcriptional regulator: MPDQPSSARGAATHQRIIDAATQEFARYGIAGARIERIIAAARTNKAQLYGYFGNKEKLFDAIFFASLERITNVVPIDVEDLADWAVRLYDEYLARPDLIRLATWARLERRPAGYLVAEHGKYDDHKLSAIAEAQAAGRVRQGDPFDVMAMVIAMSMAWSPVSNVYAATAEEPSHVHDQRRDLLRDCVRRAVAPE, translated from the coding sequence AGCCATCGAGCGCGCGCGGAGCCGCGACGCACCAGCGGATCATCGACGCCGCGACGCAGGAGTTCGCCCGGTACGGCATCGCCGGAGCCCGCATCGAGCGGATCATCGCCGCGGCCCGCACCAACAAGGCACAGCTCTACGGCTACTTCGGCAACAAGGAGAAGCTCTTCGACGCGATCTTCTTCGCCTCGCTGGAGCGCATCACCAATGTCGTCCCCATCGACGTCGAGGACCTGGCCGACTGGGCCGTGCGCCTCTACGACGAGTACCTCGCCCGCCCCGATCTCATCCGGCTCGCGACTTGGGCGCGCCTGGAGCGGCGCCCGGCCGGATACCTCGTCGCCGAGCACGGGAAGTACGACGACCACAAGCTCAGTGCCATCGCCGAGGCTCAGGCCGCCGGGCGCGTCAGGCAGGGCGACCCCTTCGACGTGATGGCGATGGTCATCGCCATGTCCATGGCGTGGTCGCCGGTGAGCAACGTCTACGCCGCCACGGCGGAGGAGCCCTCACACGTGCACGACCAACGCCGTGACCTGTTGCGGGACTGCGTTCGCCGTGCCGTCGCTCCGGAGTAG